Proteins encoded within one genomic window of Carassius gibelio isolate Cgi1373 ecotype wild population from Czech Republic chromosome A4, carGib1.2-hapl.c, whole genome shotgun sequence:
- the LOC127975961 gene encoding methionine-R-sulfoxide reductase B3-like isoform X6: MHCSPRGLPSLSSLLFYWALTLFLLSGTCRSKKTWPKTFPEEELRKRLTPMQYHVTQEKGTESAFTGKYTDNKEEGIYQCVVCGAPLFTSDKKFDSGSGWPSFFDLINKDSVTLTDDFSYGMHRVETTCSQCGAHLGHFFDDGPRPTKKRYCINSASLNFRAKDSPSEEVEASGGAGQSPPSSKNEEL, from the exons ATGCACTGCTCTCCCCGCGGTCTCCCTTCACTCTCTAGTCTACTGTTCTACTGGGCTTTAACGCTATTTCTGCTCTCTG GAACATGCCGAAGTAAGAAGACATGGCCCAAGACGTTCCCCGAGGAGGAGCTGAGGAAGCGACTGACCCCAATGCAGTACCATGTAACTCAGGAAAAGGGCACAGAGAG TGCTTTCACAGGAAAATATACAGATAATAAAGAGGAAGGAATCTACCAATGTGTCGTTTGCGGTGCCCCTCTTTTCAC GTCTGACAAGAAGTTCGACTCTGGATCAG GATGGCCGTCCTTTTTTGATTTGATCAATAAGGACTCTGTTACACTAACTGATGACTTCTCGTACGGaatgcacagagtggagacaacCTGCAGTCAG tGTGGTGCTCACCTGGGCCACTTTTTTGATGATGGACCTCGACCAACAAAGAAACGCTACTGCATAAACTCTGCTTCTCTCAATTTCCGGGCAAAAGACAGTCCTTCTGAGGAGGTGGAAGCATCCGGAGGAGCAGGTCAATCACCACCTTCTAGTAAGAATGAAGAACTTTAA
- the LOC127975961 gene encoding methionine-R-sulfoxide reductase B3-like isoform X4 translates to MARRLLRSMAPHATMALLQCSRFHKSTRPFLALIPPTTLGTCRSKKTWPKTFPEEELRKRLTPMQYHVTQEKGTESAFTGKYTDNKEEGIYQCVVCGAPLFTSDKKFDSGSGWPSFFDLINKDSVTLTDDFSYGMHRVETTCSQCGAHLGHFFDDGPRPTKKRYCINSASLNFRAKDSPSEEVEASGGAGQSPPSRLSSLFEPVTTLRRSRYQ, encoded by the exons ATGGCTCGCCGTCTTCTCCGATCCATGGCCCCGCATGCAACCATGGCCCTGCTCCAATGCAGTCGTTTCCATAAGTCCACAAGACCGTTCCTAGCACTGATTCCACCCACTACACTAG GAACATGCCGAAGTAAGAAGACATGGCCCAAGACGTTCCCCGAGGAGGAGCTGAGGAAGCGACTGACCCCAATGCAGTACCATGTAACTCAGGAAAAGGGCACAGAGAG TGCTTTCACAGGAAAATATACAGATAATAAAGAGGAAGGAATCTACCAATGTGTCGTTTGCGGTGCCCCTCTTTTCAC GTCTGACAAGAAGTTCGACTCTGGATCAG GATGGCCGTCCTTTTTTGATTTGATCAATAAGGACTCTGTTACACTAACTGATGACTTCTCGTACGGaatgcacagagtggagacaacCTGCAGTCAG tGTGGTGCTCACCTGGGCCACTTTTTTGATGATGGACCTCGACCAACAAAGAAACGCTACTGCATAAACTCTGCTTCTCTCAATTTCCGGGCAAAAGACAGTCCTTCTGAGGAGGTGGAAGCATCCGGAGGAGCAGGTCAATCACCACCTTCTA GACTATCATCATTATTTGAACCAGTAACCACATTAAG GCGTAGCAGATATCAGTAG
- the LOC127975961 gene encoding methionine-R-sulfoxide reductase B3-like isoform X5: protein MARRLLRSMAPHATMALLQCSRFHKSTRPFLALIPPTTLGTCRSKKTWPKTFPEEELRKRLTPMQYHVTQEKGTESAFTGKYTDNKEEGIYQCVVCGAPLFTSDKKFDSGSGWPSFFDLINKDSVTLTDDFSYGMHRVETTCSQCGAHLGHFFDDGPRPTKKRYCINSASLNFRAKDSPSEEVEASGGAGQSPPSSKNEEL, encoded by the exons ATGGCTCGCCGTCTTCTCCGATCCATGGCCCCGCATGCAACCATGGCCCTGCTCCAATGCAGTCGTTTCCATAAGTCCACAAGACCGTTCCTAGCACTGATTCCACCCACTACACTAG GAACATGCCGAAGTAAGAAGACATGGCCCAAGACGTTCCCCGAGGAGGAGCTGAGGAAGCGACTGACCCCAATGCAGTACCATGTAACTCAGGAAAAGGGCACAGAGAG TGCTTTCACAGGAAAATATACAGATAATAAAGAGGAAGGAATCTACCAATGTGTCGTTTGCGGTGCCCCTCTTTTCAC GTCTGACAAGAAGTTCGACTCTGGATCAG GATGGCCGTCCTTTTTTGATTTGATCAATAAGGACTCTGTTACACTAACTGATGACTTCTCGTACGGaatgcacagagtggagacaacCTGCAGTCAG tGTGGTGCTCACCTGGGCCACTTTTTTGATGATGGACCTCGACCAACAAAGAAACGCTACTGCATAAACTCTGCTTCTCTCAATTTCCGGGCAAAAGACAGTCCTTCTGAGGAGGTGGAAGCATCCGGAGGAGCAGGTCAATCACCACCTTCTAGTAAGAATGAAGAACTTTAA
- the LOC127975961 gene encoding methionine-R-sulfoxide reductase B3-like isoform X8, which produces MQYHVTQEKGTESAFTGKYTDNKEEGIYQCVVCGAPLFTSDKKFDSGSGWPSFFDLINKDSVTLTDDFSYGMHRVETTCSQCGAHLGHFFDDGPRPTKKRYCINSASLNFRAKDSPSEEVEASGGAGQSPPSRDQHIRKCRHPVCPLWVNCRGVLGELLKVLQVRRG; this is translated from the exons ATGCAGTACCATGTAACTCAGGAAAAGGGCACAGAGAG TGCTTTCACAGGAAAATATACAGATAATAAAGAGGAAGGAATCTACCAATGTGTCGTTTGCGGTGCCCCTCTTTTCAC GTCTGACAAGAAGTTCGACTCTGGATCAG GATGGCCGTCCTTTTTTGATTTGATCAATAAGGACTCTGTTACACTAACTGATGACTTCTCGTACGGaatgcacagagtggagacaacCTGCAGTCAG tGTGGTGCTCACCTGGGCCACTTTTTTGATGATGGACCTCGACCAACAAAGAAACGCTACTGCATAAACTCTGCTTCTCTCAATTTCCGGGCAAAAGACAGTCCTTCTGAGGAGGTGGAAGCATCCGGAGGAGCAGGTCAATCACCACCTTCTA GAGATCAGCATATAAGGAAATGTAGACACCCTGTGTGTCCTCTTTGGGTTAACTGCAGAGGTGTGCTTGGTGAGCTGCTGAAAGTCCTTCAGGTCAGGAGAGGTTAA
- the LOC127975961 gene encoding methionine-R-sulfoxide reductase B3, mitochondrial-like isoform X7, translating to MSGFNLLHLVSKGQPVKLKACGLPSGTCRSKKTWPKTFPEEELRKRLTPMQYHVTQEKGTESAFTGKYTDNKEEGIYQCVVCGAPLFTSDKKFDSGSGWPSFFDLINKDSVTLTDDFSYGMHRVETTCSQCGAHLGHFFDDGPRPTKKRYCINSASLNFRAKDSPSEEVEASGGAGQSPPSSKNEEL from the exons ATGTCCGGGTTCAATCTACTGCATCTGGTCAGCAAAGGCCAACCTGTAAAACTCAAGGCCTGCGGGCTCCCTTCAG GAACATGCCGAAGTAAGAAGACATGGCCCAAGACGTTCCCCGAGGAGGAGCTGAGGAAGCGACTGACCCCAATGCAGTACCATGTAACTCAGGAAAAGGGCACAGAGAG TGCTTTCACAGGAAAATATACAGATAATAAAGAGGAAGGAATCTACCAATGTGTCGTTTGCGGTGCCCCTCTTTTCAC GTCTGACAAGAAGTTCGACTCTGGATCAG GATGGCCGTCCTTTTTTGATTTGATCAATAAGGACTCTGTTACACTAACTGATGACTTCTCGTACGGaatgcacagagtggagacaacCTGCAGTCAG tGTGGTGCTCACCTGGGCCACTTTTTTGATGATGGACCTCGACCAACAAAGAAACGCTACTGCATAAACTCTGCTTCTCTCAATTTCCGGGCAAAAGACAGTCCTTCTGAGGAGGTGGAAGCATCCGGAGGAGCAGGTCAATCACCACCTTCTAGTAAGAATGAAGAACTTTAA
- the LOC127975961 gene encoding methionine-R-sulfoxide reductase B3-like isoform X3 — protein MSGFNLLHLVSKGQPVKLKACGLPSGTCRSKKTWPKTFPEEELRKRLTPMQYHVTQEKGTESAFTGKYTDNKEEGIYQCVVCGAPLFTSDKKFDSGSGWPSFFDLINKDSVTLTDDFSYGMHRVETTCSQCGAHLGHFFDDGPRPTKKRYCINSASLNFRAKDSPSEEVEASGGAGQSPPSRDQHIRKCRHPVCPLWVNCRGVLGELLKVLQVRRG, from the exons ATGTCCGGGTTCAATCTACTGCATCTGGTCAGCAAAGGCCAACCTGTAAAACTCAAGGCCTGCGGGCTCCCTTCAG GAACATGCCGAAGTAAGAAGACATGGCCCAAGACGTTCCCCGAGGAGGAGCTGAGGAAGCGACTGACCCCAATGCAGTACCATGTAACTCAGGAAAAGGGCACAGAGAG TGCTTTCACAGGAAAATATACAGATAATAAAGAGGAAGGAATCTACCAATGTGTCGTTTGCGGTGCCCCTCTTTTCAC GTCTGACAAGAAGTTCGACTCTGGATCAG GATGGCCGTCCTTTTTTGATTTGATCAATAAGGACTCTGTTACACTAACTGATGACTTCTCGTACGGaatgcacagagtggagacaacCTGCAGTCAG tGTGGTGCTCACCTGGGCCACTTTTTTGATGATGGACCTCGACCAACAAAGAAACGCTACTGCATAAACTCTGCTTCTCTCAATTTCCGGGCAAAAGACAGTCCTTCTGAGGAGGTGGAAGCATCCGGAGGAGCAGGTCAATCACCACCTTCTA GAGATCAGCATATAAGGAAATGTAGACACCCTGTGTGTCCTCTTTGGGTTAACTGCAGAGGTGTGCTTGGTGAGCTGCTGAAAGTCCTTCAGGTCAGGAGAGGTTAA
- the LOC127975961 gene encoding methionine-R-sulfoxide reductase B3-like isoform X2 has translation MHCSPRGLPSLSSLLFYWALTLFLLSGTCRSKKTWPKTFPEEELRKRLTPMQYHVTQEKGTESAFTGKYTDNKEEGIYQCVVCGAPLFTSDKKFDSGSGWPSFFDLINKDSVTLTDDFSYGMHRVETTCSQCGAHLGHFFDDGPRPTKKRYCINSASLNFRAKDSPSEEVEASGGAGQSPPSRDQHIRKCRHPVCPLWVNCRGVLGELLKVLQVRRG, from the exons ATGCACTGCTCTCCCCGCGGTCTCCCTTCACTCTCTAGTCTACTGTTCTACTGGGCTTTAACGCTATTTCTGCTCTCTG GAACATGCCGAAGTAAGAAGACATGGCCCAAGACGTTCCCCGAGGAGGAGCTGAGGAAGCGACTGACCCCAATGCAGTACCATGTAACTCAGGAAAAGGGCACAGAGAG TGCTTTCACAGGAAAATATACAGATAATAAAGAGGAAGGAATCTACCAATGTGTCGTTTGCGGTGCCCCTCTTTTCAC GTCTGACAAGAAGTTCGACTCTGGATCAG GATGGCCGTCCTTTTTTGATTTGATCAATAAGGACTCTGTTACACTAACTGATGACTTCTCGTACGGaatgcacagagtggagacaacCTGCAGTCAG tGTGGTGCTCACCTGGGCCACTTTTTTGATGATGGACCTCGACCAACAAAGAAACGCTACTGCATAAACTCTGCTTCTCTCAATTTCCGGGCAAAAGACAGTCCTTCTGAGGAGGTGGAAGCATCCGGAGGAGCAGGTCAATCACCACCTTCTA GAGATCAGCATATAAGGAAATGTAGACACCCTGTGTGTCCTCTTTGGGTTAACTGCAGAGGTGTGCTTGGTGAGCTGCTGAAAGTCCTTCAGGTCAGGAGAGGTTAA
- the LOC127975961 gene encoding methionine-R-sulfoxide reductase B3-like isoform X1: MARRLLRSMAPHATMALLQCSRFHKSTRPFLALIPPTTLGTCRSKKTWPKTFPEEELRKRLTPMQYHVTQEKGTESAFTGKYTDNKEEGIYQCVVCGAPLFTSDKKFDSGSGWPSFFDLINKDSVTLTDDFSYGMHRVETTCSQCGAHLGHFFDDGPRPTKKRYCINSASLNFRAKDSPSEEVEASGGAGQSPPSRDQHIRKCRHPVCPLWVNCRGVLGELLKVLQVRRG, translated from the exons ATGGCTCGCCGTCTTCTCCGATCCATGGCCCCGCATGCAACCATGGCCCTGCTCCAATGCAGTCGTTTCCATAAGTCCACAAGACCGTTCCTAGCACTGATTCCACCCACTACACTAG GAACATGCCGAAGTAAGAAGACATGGCCCAAGACGTTCCCCGAGGAGGAGCTGAGGAAGCGACTGACCCCAATGCAGTACCATGTAACTCAGGAAAAGGGCACAGAGAG TGCTTTCACAGGAAAATATACAGATAATAAAGAGGAAGGAATCTACCAATGTGTCGTTTGCGGTGCCCCTCTTTTCAC GTCTGACAAGAAGTTCGACTCTGGATCAG GATGGCCGTCCTTTTTTGATTTGATCAATAAGGACTCTGTTACACTAACTGATGACTTCTCGTACGGaatgcacagagtggagacaacCTGCAGTCAG tGTGGTGCTCACCTGGGCCACTTTTTTGATGATGGACCTCGACCAACAAAGAAACGCTACTGCATAAACTCTGCTTCTCTCAATTTCCGGGCAAAAGACAGTCCTTCTGAGGAGGTGGAAGCATCCGGAGGAGCAGGTCAATCACCACCTTCTA GAGATCAGCATATAAGGAAATGTAGACACCCTGTGTGTCCTCTTTGGGTTAACTGCAGAGGTGTGCTTGGTGAGCTGCTGAAAGTCCTTCAGGTCAGGAGAGGTTAA